The Citrifermentans bemidjiense Bem genome window below encodes:
- a CDS encoding type II secretion system protein, with protein sequence MWKILDDKRGLSLIELVVTLSILIILSSLILPSAQMASKRSKEIELRRNLREIRGAIDEYKKTYDRGVDEKKITASLNKPEGYPETLEVLVKGDDIKGYLGYKKKFLRRIPADPFYKPQGDEPAWGMRSHNDEPDSTTWGGEDVFDVYSLSDGTAIDGTKYKDW encoded by the coding sequence GGGTTGAGCCTGATCGAGCTGGTGGTGACGCTGTCCATACTCATCATCCTCTCCTCGCTGATACTCCCTTCCGCGCAGATGGCTTCCAAGCGGAGCAAGGAGATCGAGCTCAGGCGGAACCTGCGCGAGATCAGGGGGGCCATCGATGAGTACAAGAAGACCTATGACCGTGGCGTCGACGAGAAGAAGATCACCGCTTCGCTGAACAAGCCGGAGGGGTACCCGGAAACCCTCGAGGTGCTGGTAAAAGGGGACGACATAAAGGGGTACCTGGGGTACAAAAAGAAGTTCCTGCGCCGGATACCGGCGGACCCGTTTTACAAACCTCAGGGGGATGAACCGGCCTGGGGCATGCGCTCCCACAACGACGAACCCGACAGCACCACCTGGGGGGGGGAAGATGTCTTCGACGTCTATTCCCTGAGCGACGGGACGGCGATCGACGGCACCAAATACAAGGACTGGTGA
- the fdhD gene encoding formate dehydrogenase accessory sulfurtransferase FdhD, giving the protein MNQVHRYADGELIPGEAPLVQEFPLVLRVNDRELVTLIASPHDLRFLVAGFLRVQGFVAAPEDFLILSVCNDYGIANVRIRGEIPADLKPVLTSGCGTGITFSLPGAETLEDRWSDSPPVSAAAVFELMKRLALLSEKYSKHGGVHSAAVGDCEGRLLLHAEDIGRHNTVDRLAGEALLRGVPLEGTLLVSSGRVSAEMAAKAATLGVRLIASRTSPTDMAVTICQKAGIVLIGYLKVGRFTVYAHPEQLLVPHA; this is encoded by the coding sequence ATGAACCAAGTTCACAGATACGCAGACGGCGAGCTTATCCCGGGGGAGGCCCCCTTGGTGCAGGAGTTCCCGCTGGTGCTCAGGGTGAACGACCGGGAGTTGGTCACCCTGATCGCCTCGCCCCACGACCTCCGGTTCCTGGTGGCTGGATTCCTGCGGGTCCAGGGTTTCGTTGCGGCCCCCGAAGACTTCCTGATCTTGAGCGTCTGCAACGACTACGGCATCGCCAACGTCCGGATACGCGGCGAAATCCCTGCCGACCTGAAGCCTGTGCTGACCTCTGGCTGCGGCACCGGCATCACCTTCAGCCTCCCGGGAGCAGAGACCTTGGAAGACCGGTGGAGCGACTCCCCCCCGGTCTCGGCCGCGGCCGTCTTCGAGCTCATGAAGCGCCTGGCTCTTCTTTCTGAGAAATACAGCAAGCACGGCGGAGTCCATTCCGCCGCTGTCGGAGACTGCGAGGGGAGGCTCCTCTTGCATGCCGAGGATATCGGCCGCCACAACACCGTCGACCGTCTGGCCGGGGAGGCGCTGTTGCGGGGGGTGCCGCTGGAGGGAACCCTCCTGGTGAGTTCCGGGCGAGTCTCCGCCGAGATGGCGGCGAAGGCGGCGACCCTTGGCGTGAGGCTCATCGCCTCCCGCACTTCCCCCACCGACATGGCCGTCACCATCTGCCAAAAGGCAGGCATCGTGCTCATCGGCTATCTGAAAGTGGGGAGGTTCACCGTGTACGCCCACCCCGAGCAACTTCTGGTCCCGCACGCCTGA
- the ftsX gene encoding permease-like cell division protein FtsX encodes MSKTNKAVRPKLAQEGFFGRLSYYSSRAVANLRQNVFVSAVTVGTIALALLIASLFLLVYVNLSGMAEGWSDKVQVTAYFDAEPAPLAVAALKGRVQAIPGTAKVLFVSQAEAEKRLRSRLKGQESLLEGISAEVLPASLEIRLDRDHRDNESVAAYVAKLKQIQGITEVQYGEEWVRRFNSFMNLFRLMGALLGGFLTITVLFIVSNTIKLTIYARKDELELLGLVGATRFFIKAPFLIEGVLQGAAGAVISLLALLGCYFAFLKNAGDFLGINPASAGLSFLPPSHLAGVVLGGVLLGFIGSATSLKRFINV; translated from the coding sequence ATGTCCAAAACTAACAAGGCGGTCCGTCCCAAGCTGGCGCAGGAGGGCTTCTTCGGGCGCTTGAGCTATTACTCCAGCCGCGCCGTCGCGAACCTCAGGCAAAACGTCTTCGTGAGCGCGGTCACCGTCGGGACCATCGCGCTTGCGCTTCTCATCGCCTCGCTCTTTCTGCTGGTCTACGTGAACCTTTCCGGAATGGCCGAGGGATGGAGCGACAAGGTGCAGGTGACCGCCTACTTCGATGCCGAGCCGGCCCCGCTGGCGGTGGCCGCGCTGAAGGGGAGGGTGCAGGCCATACCCGGCACCGCCAAGGTTCTCTTCGTGAGCCAGGCCGAGGCGGAGAAACGCCTGCGGAGCCGGCTCAAGGGGCAGGAGTCCCTTCTTGAGGGAATCTCCGCCGAAGTGCTCCCCGCATCGCTCGAGATCCGCCTGGACCGCGACCACCGCGACAACGAGTCGGTGGCGGCCTACGTGGCGAAGCTCAAGCAGATCCAGGGGATCACCGAGGTGCAGTACGGCGAGGAGTGGGTCAGGCGCTTCAACTCTTTCATGAACCTCTTCCGCCTGATGGGGGCGCTCCTCGGGGGCTTCCTCACCATAACGGTGCTCTTCATCGTCTCCAACACCATTAAGCTCACCATCTACGCAAGGAAGGACGAACTGGAGCTCCTGGGCCTTGTGGGGGCGACCCGCTTCTTCATCAAGGCTCCTTTCCTCATCGAGGGGGTGCTGCAGGGGGCAGCAGGGGCGGTGATCTCGCTTTTGGCGCTTCTTGGTTGCTATTTCGCCTTCCTGAAGAACGCCGGTGACTTCCTCGGCATCAACCCGGCTTCGGCTGGGCTTTCCTTTCTTCCCCCCTCGCACCTGGCTGGGGTAGTACTGGGAGGCGTGCTGCTCGGTTTCATCGGCAGCGCGACCTCGCTGAAGAGGTTCATAAACGTCTAG
- a CDS encoding S41 family peptidase has translation MFKGSKFKKTTLFVTTVCLLTLVIGFGMQRRCAAQGGGSDYQSIELFTDVLAIVKKSYVEEVDTKKLVYGAINGMLSSLDPHSSFMPPETYKEMKIDTKGSFGGLGIEITVKEGILTVISPIEDTPAFKAGVKAGDQILKIDDKFTKDLTITDAVKRMRGVKGTKVTLTIMREGFDKTKEFVLERDIIQVKSVKHKVLDDGYGYVRIAQFQEKTDDDLEKALQALQGEQKQLKGLVLDLRNDPGGLLDQAVRVSEHWIAEGKLVVYTEGREKDSQMRFTSRKGPKQPDYPIVVLINSGSASASEIVAGCLQDHKRAVVMGTQSFGKGSVQTIIPLADNSGLRLTTARYFTPSGRSIQAKGITPDIVAEKVDLAATSEKREGMHIREKDLENHFEGDKKEGGEEKKDKPAPYKTDELIKSDSQVLRALDLLKGWEILKTMGKLPS, from the coding sequence ATGTTCAAAGGCAGCAAATTTAAGAAGACAACGCTGTTTGTCACAACCGTGTGCCTGCTGACGCTGGTGATCGGCTTCGGCATGCAACGCAGATGCGCCGCCCAGGGGGGCGGCAGCGATTACCAGTCCATCGAGTTGTTCACGGACGTTCTGGCCATCGTCAAGAAGAGCTACGTAGAAGAGGTCGACACCAAGAAGCTCGTGTACGGTGCCATCAACGGCATGCTCTCCTCGCTGGACCCCCACAGCTCCTTCATGCCCCCTGAAACCTACAAGGAAATGAAGATCGACACCAAGGGCTCCTTCGGCGGTCTCGGCATAGAGATCACGGTCAAGGAAGGGATCCTCACCGTCATCTCCCCGATAGAGGACACCCCCGCCTTCAAGGCCGGCGTCAAGGCCGGCGACCAGATCCTGAAGATCGACGACAAGTTCACCAAGGACCTCACCATCACCGATGCGGTGAAGAGGATGAGGGGGGTGAAAGGGACCAAGGTCACCCTCACCATCATGCGTGAAGGGTTCGACAAGACGAAGGAATTCGTGCTGGAGCGCGACATCATCCAGGTCAAGAGCGTTAAGCACAAGGTGCTCGACGACGGCTACGGCTACGTGAGGATTGCCCAGTTCCAGGAGAAGACCGACGACGACCTGGAGAAGGCGCTGCAGGCCCTTCAGGGCGAGCAGAAGCAGCTCAAGGGGCTGGTGCTCGACCTGCGCAACGATCCGGGCGGGCTCCTGGACCAGGCGGTCCGGGTGAGCGAGCACTGGATCGCCGAAGGGAAGCTGGTCGTTTATACCGAGGGACGCGAGAAGGATTCCCAGATGCGCTTCACCTCCCGTAAGGGGCCCAAGCAGCCGGACTACCCGATCGTGGTGCTGATCAACAGCGGTTCCGCGAGCGCCTCGGAGATCGTCGCCGGCTGCCTGCAGGACCACAAGCGCGCCGTTGTCATGGGGACCCAGAGCTTCGGCAAGGGGAGCGTCCAGACCATCATCCCGCTCGCCGACAACTCGGGCCTGAGGCTCACCACCGCCAGGTACTTCACGCCCAGCGGCCGCTCCATCCAGGCTAAGGGGATAACCCCCGATATCGTCGCCGAGAAGGTCGATCTTGCCGCCACCAGCGAGAAGCGCGAAGGGATGCACATCAGGGAGAAGGACCTCGAGAACCACTTCGAAGGGGATAAAAAGGAGGGGGGCGAGGAGAAGAAGGATAAGCCGGCTCCCTACAAGACCGACGAACTGATCAAGAGCGACTCGCAGGTGCTGCGCGCGCTCGACCTCCTGAAAGGGTGGGAGATCCTGAAGACGATGGGCAAACTCCCCTCCTGA
- the ftsE gene encoding cell division ATP-binding protein FtsE, translated as MIQLHNVSMSYQAESAALTDVTLKIPKGDFVFLTGQSGAGKSTLLKLIYAELSPTRGQVIIDGANVTRLSRKEIPYLRRSIGVVFQDYKLLPNRTVLENVAITLEVLGWGKRDIGKKVYHILKSMGLEDKVNSTPLRLSGGEQQRVALARALVNDPKILIADEPTGNLDDENKEQILSIFKEANIRGTTVVVATHDRRVIENSHRRVIRLEKGRMVEVPDVQN; from the coding sequence ATGATCCAACTGCACAACGTATCGATGTCGTATCAGGCCGAATCTGCGGCTCTGACCGATGTAACCCTCAAAATCCCCAAAGGGGATTTTGTTTTTTTGACCGGGCAATCGGGAGCGGGGAAGTCGACCCTCTTGAAGCTCATCTACGCCGAACTCTCCCCCACCCGCGGCCAGGTGATAATCGACGGCGCCAACGTCACCAGGCTTTCCAGGAAGGAGATCCCTTACCTGCGCCGCTCCATCGGGGTGGTGTTCCAGGACTACAAGCTTTTGCCCAACCGCACCGTCCTTGAGAACGTCGCCATCACCCTTGAGGTTTTGGGGTGGGGCAAGCGCGACATCGGCAAGAAGGTGTACCACATCCTGAAATCGATGGGGCTGGAGGACAAGGTGAACTCCACCCCCCTGAGGCTTTCGGGTGGCGAGCAGCAGCGCGTGGCGCTGGCCCGGGCGCTGGTCAACGACCCCAAGATCCTCATTGCCGACGAGCCGACCGGGAACCTGGACGACGAGAACAAGGAACAGATTCTCTCCATCTTCAAGGAGGCGAACATCCGCGGCACCACCGTGGTGGTGGCGACCCACGACCGGCGCGTGATCGAGAACTCCCACCGCAGGGTGATCCGGCTGGAGAAGGGACGCATGGTGGAGGTGCCCGATGTCCAAAACTAA
- the gabD gene encoding NADP-dependent succinate-semialdehyde dehydrogenase, giving the protein MLVLKDSNLFQLLCYINGAWTGADSGETIDVTNPATGEKLGTIPKMGGAETRRAIEAANAAFPKWRAKTAQERSTILRRWSELLLEHQEDLAVLMTAEQGKPLAESRGETVYAASFLEWFAEEAKRIYGDVIPPHQSDKRIVVLKEPIGVCAAITPWNFPSAMITRKAGPALAAGCTMVVKPATATPYSALALAELARRAGVPDGVFSVVTGSAAGIGGEMTANPIVRKLTFTGSTEIGKKLMAECAGTVKKVSMELGGNAPFIVFDDADIDAAVEGALISKYRNTGQTCVCTNRFLVQDGVYDRFADKLAQAVAKMKVGDGLKGETQQGPLIDMKAVEKVEEHIQNALAGGARVVTGGKRHALGGSFFEPTVLTDVKPGMLVAKEETFGPLAPLFRFKTEEEAIQMANDTEFGLAAYFYSQDVSRVWRVAEAIEYGIVGINTGLISTTVAPFGGVKESGIGREGSKYGIEDFLEVKYLCIGGVK; this is encoded by the coding sequence ATGTTAGTTCTCAAGGACAGCAATCTTTTCCAGCTGCTCTGCTACATAAACGGTGCATGGACCGGCGCTGACAGCGGCGAGACCATCGATGTCACCAACCCCGCCACCGGCGAGAAACTCGGAACCATCCCCAAGATGGGGGGCGCCGAGACCCGGCGCGCCATCGAAGCCGCCAACGCCGCGTTTCCCAAGTGGCGCGCGAAGACGGCGCAGGAGCGCTCCACCATCCTCAGGCGCTGGTCGGAGCTGCTCCTGGAGCACCAGGAGGACTTAGCCGTCTTGATGACCGCAGAACAGGGGAAGCCGCTGGCCGAGTCGCGGGGCGAAACCGTTTATGCCGCGTCGTTTCTGGAGTGGTTCGCCGAGGAGGCGAAACGGATCTACGGCGACGTGATCCCGCCGCATCAAAGCGATAAAAGGATTGTGGTCCTGAAGGAACCGATCGGCGTCTGCGCCGCCATAACCCCCTGGAATTTCCCCTCCGCCATGATCACCAGGAAGGCGGGGCCCGCGCTCGCTGCCGGGTGCACCATGGTGGTAAAGCCCGCGACCGCCACTCCGTATTCGGCGCTGGCGCTAGCCGAACTTGCCCGCCGTGCCGGGGTTCCCGACGGCGTCTTCTCCGTTGTCACCGGCTCCGCCGCGGGCATAGGCGGGGAGATGACGGCGAACCCCATCGTGCGCAAGCTCACCTTCACCGGCTCCACCGAGATCGGGAAGAAGCTGATGGCAGAGTGCGCCGGCACCGTGAAGAAGGTCTCCATGGAGCTTGGCGGCAACGCCCCCTTCATCGTCTTCGACGACGCCGACATCGACGCCGCGGTCGAGGGCGCGCTCATCTCCAAGTACCGCAACACCGGCCAGACCTGCGTCTGCACCAACCGCTTCCTGGTTCAGGACGGCGTTTACGACCGCTTCGCGGATAAACTCGCGCAAGCCGTCGCCAAGATGAAGGTCGGTGACGGCCTGAAAGGGGAGACCCAGCAAGGGCCGCTGATCGACATGAAAGCGGTGGAGAAGGTAGAGGAACACATTCAGAACGCGCTTGCCGGCGGGGCGCGCGTGGTGACCGGCGGCAAGCGCCACGCACTGGGGGGGAGCTTCTTTGAGCCCACCGTCCTGACCGACGTGAAGCCCGGGATGCTGGTGGCGAAAGAGGAGACCTTCGGGCCGTTGGCGCCTCTGTTCCGCTTCAAGACCGAAGAGGAGGCGATACAGATGGCCAACGACACCGAGTTCGGCCTCGCCGCCTACTTCTACAGCCAGGACGTCTCCCGAGTCTGGCGGGTCGCCGAGGCGATCGAATACGGTATCGTCGGCATCAACACCGGCCTCATCTCCACCACCGTTGCCCCCTTCGGCGGCGTCAAGGAGTCCGGCATCGGGCGCGAAGGATCCAAGTACGGCATAGAGGACTTTCTCGAGGTCAAGTATCTCTGCATCGGCGGGGTGAAGTAG
- a CDS encoding murein hydrolase activator EnvC family protein, producing the protein MRHILLISCLALILAPSLCGAGAKEELQTIKKQIKEKNRLISKTQKVETKVSGELVQIQKTLAEKQSSLVSLGRDLASVEKGIDKTLVDIESERQEAERKRAQINRRVAALYKGGDTGNLRVFFSSESFPQMTENLRYMRSILENDRKLFQQYNENLQRLNLLKQQLEQDATRKEGIRRNIEAKKREIEQEKSKKANYLVKVRQDKQQYQASLKELQANAGRLQSMIQKLEARSRKAYSSKARGKAGDNKAQVVSPRSVAVPNQGLGAQKGRLSLPVKGTIVDRYGRHKHPEFDSFTVSNGISVSAPAGSAIHAIYDGEVIFANYFKGYGNMIIVDHGDGFFSLYAHASSMTKKVGAKVSKNEVLASVGDVDSSKGPMLYFEIRYQGKPVDPSPWFR; encoded by the coding sequence ATGCGTCACATTCTACTGATAAGCTGTCTGGCCCTGATTTTGGCCCCTTCCCTTTGCGGCGCGGGGGCCAAGGAAGAGCTGCAGACCATAAAGAAACAGATCAAGGAAAAGAACCGGCTCATCTCGAAAACCCAGAAGGTGGAGACCAAGGTTTCGGGAGAGTTGGTGCAGATCCAGAAAACCCTGGCCGAGAAGCAGTCGAGCCTGGTTTCCTTGGGGCGCGACTTGGCCTCCGTGGAAAAGGGAATCGACAAGACGCTCGTGGACATAGAGAGCGAGCGCCAGGAGGCCGAGCGCAAGCGGGCTCAGATCAACCGCCGCGTCGCCGCCCTCTACAAGGGAGGGGATACCGGGAACCTCAGGGTGTTCTTCTCCTCGGAGTCTTTCCCGCAGATGACAGAGAACCTCCGCTACATGCGGAGCATACTGGAGAACGACCGGAAACTCTTTCAGCAGTACAACGAGAACCTGCAGCGGCTGAACCTGTTGAAGCAGCAACTTGAGCAGGACGCGACGCGCAAGGAAGGGATCCGGCGCAACATAGAGGCGAAGAAGCGCGAGATAGAGCAAGAGAAGAGCAAGAAGGCGAACTACCTGGTCAAAGTGAGGCAGGACAAGCAGCAGTACCAGGCTTCACTCAAAGAATTGCAGGCCAATGCGGGACGCCTGCAGAGCATGATCCAAAAGCTTGAAGCGAGAAGTAGAAAAGCGTATAGTTCCAAGGCTCGCGGTAAAGCGGGAGATAATAAGGCGCAAGTCGTCTCTCCGAGGTCCGTCGCGGTCCCGAACCAGGGGCTCGGGGCGCAGAAGGGAAGGCTCTCCTTGCCGGTGAAGGGGACCATCGTGGACCGCTACGGCAGGCACAAGCATCCTGAGTTCGATTCCTTCACTGTCAGTAACGGCATTTCTGTATCTGCGCCAGCCGGATCCGCCATTCACGCGATCTATGACGGCGAAGTGATTTTTGCGAACTATTTCAAAGGCTATGGTAATATGATCATCGTCGATCACGGGGACGGGTTCTTCAGTCTTTACGCCCATGCTTCATCGATGACGAAAAAGGTCGGGGCGAAGGTATCAAAGAACGAAGTCCTGGCCAGTGTGGGTGACGTTGATTCAAGCAAAGGGCCGATGCTTTATTTCGAGATCAGATACCAGGGGAAACCAGTCGATCCCTCCCCCTGGTTCAGATAA
- a CDS encoding type IV pilin protein — MFKRIAKTQRGFTLIELMIVLSIIGILAAIAAPNYQWGIVRARESVLREDLYTLRSTIDQYYADQGKYPETLQELVENKNKYLREIPKDPFTKSRETWVTAAPPATDSGEPATGVYDVHSGSTLMGSNGVAYNEW, encoded by the coding sequence ATGTTTAAGAGGATTGCAAAGACACAGCGTGGTTTCACGCTAATCGAACTGATGATCGTCCTGTCCATCATCGGCATCCTGGCCGCCATCGCTGCGCCCAACTACCAGTGGGGTATTGTCAGGGCGCGCGAATCGGTTTTGCGCGAGGATCTCTACACCCTGCGCTCCACCATAGACCAGTACTACGCCGACCAGGGCAAATACCCGGAAACGCTGCAGGAGCTCGTGGAAAACAAGAACAAATACCTGAGGGAGATACCGAAGGACCCGTTCACCAAGTCCAGGGAAACCTGGGTCACCGCCGCTCCTCCGGCCACCGACTCGGGCGAGCCGGCCACAGGTGTCTACGACGTGCACAGTGGTTCGACCCTGATGGGGTCCAACGGCGTGGCATACAACGAGTGGTAA
- a CDS encoding cohesin domain-containing protein, which translates to MSIKSACRRSLILFMLLIVPAPLLAAPFLSIASPSADGVFVLRGEQMAGVAGLDITIGYDRNTLSTPHIAMGSLVDGMLNSSNPSNPIRLAIVGTNGIAVASGVIATITFERVGDSAGTITSLTASLIDEKGNKLPIAPTAIDNPQTPTHGEPSAEAPPAEGAKDKDEPLVIDATSHPSRPVPVVLGGSVTLPHEEVAPAEPKRAPQEAERQEVAELQPQRREPAPVEPRDPEPKAAPQAVTQPVHLPSVLDRFREFKGERTLANLTSLFKGAGERPLLQIPAIAIADGSSTVTLVIAMETGDRPPVFAFKAARYVSVSRSDDGEWEVEVRPEAGVVDASITVLYHGLSQEYPLIVAPAVRLPATAGSAASEAAFRSFLAAGADLNGDGRVDYLDDYIFTANFLAQSQESAQRKE; encoded by the coding sequence ATGTCCATAAAAAGTGCGTGCCGCCGATCATTGATACTGTTCATGCTGTTGATCGTTCCCGCTCCTCTGCTCGCCGCGCCGTTTCTCTCCATCGCCTCGCCGTCGGCCGACGGCGTATTCGTGCTGCGCGGGGAGCAGATGGCAGGCGTCGCCGGGCTCGATATCACCATCGGCTACGACAGGAACACGCTCTCCACACCGCACATCGCCATGGGAAGCCTCGTTGACGGCATGCTGAACTCCAGCAATCCGAGCAACCCGATCAGGCTTGCCATCGTCGGCACCAACGGGATCGCGGTAGCAAGCGGCGTCATCGCTACCATCACCTTCGAACGCGTCGGGGACTCCGCCGGCACGATCACTTCGCTGACCGCCTCCTTGATCGATGAAAAAGGGAACAAGCTTCCCATCGCCCCCACCGCCATCGACAATCCGCAAACCCCGACGCACGGGGAGCCTTCCGCCGAGGCCCCTCCCGCAGAGGGCGCCAAGGATAAGGACGAGCCGCTTGTGATCGATGCCACCTCGCACCCCAGCCGCCCGGTTCCTGTCGTTCTGGGTGGCAGCGTGACGCTCCCCCATGAGGAAGTCGCGCCGGCGGAGCCGAAGCGCGCGCCCCAGGAGGCTGAGCGCCAGGAAGTTGCCGAACTCCAGCCGCAGCGCAGAGAGCCCGCGCCGGTGGAGCCGCGCGATCCAGAGCCGAAAGCTGCGCCGCAAGCCGTGACCCAGCCGGTGCACCTGCCGAGCGTCTTGGATCGTTTCCGGGAGTTCAAGGGGGAGCGGACCCTCGCCAACCTGACCTCCCTTTTCAAGGGGGCGGGGGAGCGCCCGCTGCTGCAGATCCCGGCCATAGCGATTGCGGACGGCAGCAGCACGGTGACCCTGGTCATCGCCATGGAAACCGGAGACCGGCCGCCGGTTTTCGCATTCAAAGCTGCGCGCTACGTCTCGGTCAGCCGGAGTGATGACGGGGAATGGGAGGTCGAGGTGAGACCGGAGGCCGGTGTGGTCGACGCCAGCATCACCGTGCTCTACCACGGGCTTTCCCAGGAATACCCGCTCATCGTGGCGCCGGCTGTTCGTCTTCCCGCGACGGCGGGGAGCGCGGCGTCGGAGGCGGCTTTCCGCAGCTTTCTGGCGGCGGGCGCGGACCTAAACGGCGACGGCCGGGTGGACTACCTCGACGATTACATCTTCACGGCCAACTTCCTGGCCCAATCGCAGGAGTCCGCCCAGCGAAAGGAATGA